The window GTTGATGCCGGACGAGTTGGAAAATGCGATTTTATCCACTGAATTCTTAATTTGTTGGGAGGAAACTATGGCACCTTATTATCCGAAAAACGGTTGGTGGGGGTTCGTGGTTCGATCGGTACTGCGTCTGGCTGACATGGACGGCAAGAATAAGACAACCGCGAGCAATGTCGTTTTTCAGAAGAATGCACGAATGGTTGAAGGGATGAAAAAGTCCAAGGGCCTGAGGTCTGTTTTTATTGATTTTAACCGATTCAACTTTAAGACTGCCAGAGAACAAGGCCAAATGTTGAAAATTTTGGCCATATTCATACGGGTGATCAGAGGTATTTCAATAGCCAGAAAAAGATACCTTCAGGAAATTACCACCGTAAAATATTTAAACACCACCGCGGACAACAAATTCTGGGATTCTGTGCGGAGTAAAGCCGATGAACTGGGAATCAGCCTGATCGGTTTCGCGCCGGTGGATGAAAAGCTGATGTGCACCAACGATCACTTCGGTCATCTTACCCGGCTTTATCACAATGCCATTGTGTTGGCCATGGAGATGGATTATGACGCCGTTGAAGCCATCCCGGACATAGAAGTCGGGGTTGACGGCATCAAAACATACGCCGACCTGGGTGATGCCACCAACGCGCTGGCTAAATTTATCAGAGAACAGGGACATGGCGCCATTGCCTGTCATCCCCTGGGTGATGTAATCGTACTGGCGGCCATGGGCGTGCGGGCCGGCCTGGGAACATTCGGCCGAAATGGGCTTCTAATTTCAAAAGAATTCGGACCGCGCCAGCGTGTCTCCATGATTGCCACCACCGCCGCACCTCTGCCACCGCCGAACAAGACGACTGATCATTTTCAGGACATCCATGACTTCTGCAGTAAATGCGGTAAATGCGTCCGATCGTGTCCGGCCGGCGCCATACGTGAAAAGCCGCTCAGAATCGAAACCTATGGCGTGATGTCATGTGTGGATGCCCCCAAATGTATCGAGTATTTTTATGAATTCAACAGTTGCGGAATCTGCATCAAGGCCTGCCCTTTTCATAGCTTGGGGTATGACCGGCTGATGCGGCACAAGGAGGAGGTACCTCTGGCAGCCGCAAGCTGACCCGGGGATACCATAAGTCTCCTGAAGCAAGATGGTGTACTGGAATAAATTATACTTTTACGGTGACCGTTCCTTATTGACGATGAACAATTGAATGACCAATCTGACTAAACAAGGAAAATGGATATGAAAATCAAAAAAATTGTGAACTCAATTAAAGAAAAGAAATTCCCTCAGGCCAGATGCTTTCCGGAACCTTTGATTGACGCCGCGGCAGCTGTCAGCAGTTTCCGGGGACAATTTTCCAGGCTGACATCTCTGGAAAGGCTGCTTACCACCATTCGGCATAAAGAACCGGACAGAGTGCCGGTAGCGCCGCTCGCCAATGCCGTGGCCAGGAGAATTGTCGGTATTCCCTTTCCCGAATACTCTACCAATGCAGAAAAGGCAGCCGAGGCTTTATGCGCTTCGGTTAAATTTGTGGGCGGGGATCTGGTCGTATTATTGATCGACTTGTCGGTGGAAGCAGCCGATTTCGGCCAGGAAGTGCTCTATCCGCTGAACTCCACCGCTCATCCCAATTATTCAAATCCTTATATCAAGGATGTGGATGATTATCTGAAAATCAGGCCCATTGATTTTTCCTCGGCCACGAGAATGAACGAACTTGTCAAGTTATGTGGATTGATGACCGAAAAGGGAAGATGCGGGGTGCCGATCTCCGGGTTTGTTTACGGCCCCCTGGAAATTTTATTAATGATGCGGGGGGCAAAGGACTTTTACAAGGATTGCCGGAACTATCCTGATCATATCAGGAAAGCATGCGCCGCAATAACAGAAACCCTCCTGGAGTTTGTCAAAGCGCAATGCGATACAGGTATTCATGCCCTGACCATTGACACCCTCCTGGCTTCTTGGAACGCGCTGCCCAAAAAAGTATGGAAAAACCTCGAAGGTGACTTCACCGGTGAAATCGCCCGGTGTGCCCGGGAAAACGGAGCGTTTGTCGGTATCCATAACTGCGGAGACGGAATTTATTTTGACGCCCAGATCGACGCCATGAAGCCGGATTTTATCAGCTTTGCCCAGCTTCCGGATGACTGCCGCACGCCACAGGAAATGAAGGAAAAATATGGTGACCAGGTTACGCTGGTGGGATACGTTCATACCCCCACGATTGTCAACGGAACCCCTCAGGAGGTGATGGACGAAGCCAGGCAGCAGATCGATATTCTGGCAAAAGACGGTGGTTTTGTGCTGGCTCCCGGATGCGAATATCCACCCAATATACCGCTTGAAAATGCTTTCGCACTGGTCAAAGCGGCCGAACTGTATTCCTAAAACCCACATGAGATAGAAAGGAGACTGAAGAATGACAACACCTTCAATAATACTTGATAGTCTGGAGAAAGCCGTATTATCGCAGGATCCGGATCTTGTCGATGAAATATTTCACGATGAAACCGTTTTGGAAATGAACTATGAAGAGATGCTGGATTCGCTTACCAGAGGGTTGGATGAAGCGCGTAAAAAACTGGGGGATATGTCCTTCAGCGTAGGCGACTTCCTTTTGTCTGTAGACGCTGTGCGGCGTGGCCTGGCGCACCTTAAAGGGCGGAATCTCCCGGAGGGTCAAAAGAAGAAACGGGCGGTAACGGGGGTTGCCACCGGGGAAGTTCATAATCTGGGCATTCATATCATTTCCGGCATTATGGAAGCATTGGGATACGAAGTTAAGTGTCTTGAACAGGACACGGATGCCGATCAGTTTCTAAAAGAATTAAAAGAAAACAACGCTTCTTTCCTCGGTATTTCATCCATGATGTCAACCACGCTTGAGGGAATGCGGGACATCATTGTCCGTTGTAAACGTGAAATGCCCCATGTGAAAATTATTGTCGGCGGTGCCTGTATGGATGAAAGGATGGCGGCGTCAATGGGCGCGGACTGTTTTGTGAAATCCGCGGTTGACCTTCCAAAGACATTGGAAAAACTGGACGTCCAGGAGACTTATACGAAGCGATACATGGATTATGAGAATAAAGTCCAGACAACCGAATATCATGTGGCATCAGCCCCGGACGGTGAACCGTAAGCCACAACCGCTAAAGGCAGGTGAAGTGGCTGTGTACGGACTCATCTTGTAGCCGGACTTGAGAACCGGAGGCAGAATGATTAACAGGAAAGGGCGAAACAATGAAAAACAAAAACAGTAAACATTATGATGCTATTGTTGTTGGGTCCGGCCCGGGTGGCGCGACCGTAGCGAAAGCGCTTACCGAGAAAAACAAAAATGTTTTGATCCTTGAAAGGGGAGGAAACGCAAAGATAAACGGCTCCCTGACGCAAATGGCAATGACCGGCGGAATCCCCGGTAAACACGTTATGTTTACCGACAGGACGTTTCTTGCCATTATCAGGGGCATCGTAACCGGTGGAAGTACCATTTTTTATTGCGCGTCCGCTTTTGAACCCCCATATGAAATGATGGAATCGTATGGAATCGATATCAGAAATGAGGTCGAGGCGCTGAAGTCTGAAATTCCCACCGGTCCGCTAAACGATGATTTGTTCGGCAAAGGGGCGCGAAGAATCATGGAATCCGCTGTAGAACTGGGATACGACTGGAAAAAGCTGAACAAGTTCATATACCAGGAAAAGTGCAAAACAGATTGCAATAAGTGCAGTTATGGCTGCCCCTACGGCGCGAAATGGACGGCTCGAAATTTTGTGGAAAAAGCCACGGACAATGGCGCTGAGTTGATTAACGGGGCCAAGGTAAACCGAGTCCTTTTCAGTGGTAAAAAAGCCGTTGGCGTAGAGTTTACAATACATTGTAAAACCCGCAAAGTTTTTGCCGATAAAATCATCGTATCGGCAGGCGGTACCGGCACTCCGGTTATTCTTCAAAAAAGCGGGCTTCGTAATGCGGGCCAAGATTTCTTTTTTGACCCGCTTATCATGGTGTTCGGTACGGTTGATAAACTGAAGTCAAAAGGAGAAGTGCAGATGTCGGCCGGCGCCCATATGCAAGAAGACGGCTATATGATGGTCGACCTGAACTTTCCTCTTCCGATTTTCGCGGCCCAAACCGCGCCGAAATTCAAAATACATAAAGCAATTTCCCATTCAGACACACTGATGATCATGATTAAAATTAAAGACGATCTGGGCGGAAAGATTAAACCGGGTGGAGGAATAAGAAAGTCGCTTTCGAAGAACGACAGGCTGAAATTAAAAAGCGGTTATGAAAGAGCCAAAATCATCCTGGAAAATGCCGGGGCCAAAGATGTCTACAGCGGATGGCATATGGCCGCCCATCCCGGCGGGACAGCGAAAATCAACGAGGTGGTGGATGCGAACCTGAAAACTGAATACGATAATCTCTATGTCTGTGACTGTTCCGTTATCCCTGAACCATGGGGATTGCCGCCGACATTTACCCTGCTCGCGTTAGGCAAGAGGCTTGCCTCACACCTGATAAACGGTGGTGCCAGACCGGTTCTTTCATGAGTTTTTCCGCTATCAGCACCGCCAGCTATGGTAAAATTCGTCTCATTCAATTTTTTTGAAAAGAGGGGGCCATGACTGATTCAAATAAATTGAAATCCAAACAGTTCCTCGCCGCTTCAAAGTTTTGCGATTATCAAGAACCTGTTATTCAAAATCTTGTTGGAGAAATCGGCGGATTATCAGAAAATCCAAGGGAAAAAGCCATCAACTGTTTTTTTTACGTACGGGACGAAATTGTCTTTGGCATGGATCCCTGGCAGATAAAAGCTTCTGAAACATTGCAAAAAGGGTATGGCATGTGTTCCAACAAGGCGCTGTTGCTGGTGGCCCAACTGCGGTGTTTGGGTATTCCCTCACGCCTGGCATGGGTACCATTGAACAGACATTTTCTCAAACCGGCCTGGGGCTTTCCCTGGACCTATTGTCTGCCCCGGGCCCTGAAGCATGTTATTGCCCAGGTTTTTCTGGATCAGAAGTGGATCGCGCTGGACCTGACGCTTGATAAGACAACGTACGAAAGACTGTACAAGCCTGCCGGCGCTAAATGGGGCATTGACTGGAATGGTGAAGACGACTGTCTGGTATTCCAGGACCATCTGACTGGGCAGGTTGAGCCTTTTTCAGACATAGACAGCGCTCTGCTGAAGGACGCGGGCAACTGGACGCCGCCGGCTTTAATTTCTCAGCCTTTTTTGAAAAAGATGAACAGGATAACCTGGAAAAAGGCGGGAATAGTGCTTTAACAATAAACATTTCACTCTTTAAGGGAGGGCCATTATGCTGGATAAAAACATTCCTATGGGATGGATAAAGGGGATGTATATTTACACGATTCTGGGCGCAGGCCTTTCAGGCTTGGGAATGATTCT of the Thermodesulfobacteriota bacterium genome contains:
- a CDS encoding 4Fe-4S binding protein, producing MKIFLNAIPALPKPGMLMPDELENAILSTEFLICWEETMAPYYPKNGWWGFVVRSVLRLADMDGKNKTTASNVVFQKNARMVEGMKKSKGLRSVFIDFNRFNFKTAREQGQMLKILAIFIRVIRGISIARKRYLQEITTVKYLNTTADNKFWDSVRSKADELGISLIGFAPVDEKLMCTNDHFGHLTRLYHNAIVLAMEMDYDAVEAIPDIEVGVDGIKTYADLGDATNALAKFIREQGHGAIACHPLGDVIVLAAMGVRAGLGTFGRNGLLISKEFGPRQRVSMIATTAAPLPPPNKTTDHFQDIHDFCSKCGKCVRSCPAGAIREKPLRIETYGVMSCVDAPKCIEYFYEFNSCGICIKACPFHSLGYDRLMRHKEEVPLAAAS
- a CDS encoding uroporphyrinogen decarboxylase family protein, whose amino-acid sequence is MKIKKIVNSIKEKKFPQARCFPEPLIDAAAAVSSFRGQFSRLTSLERLLTTIRHKEPDRVPVAPLANAVARRIVGIPFPEYSTNAEKAAEALCASVKFVGGDLVVLLIDLSVEAADFGQEVLYPLNSTAHPNYSNPYIKDVDDYLKIRPIDFSSATRMNELVKLCGLMTEKGRCGVPISGFVYGPLEILLMMRGAKDFYKDCRNYPDHIRKACAAITETLLEFVKAQCDTGIHALTIDTLLASWNALPKKVWKNLEGDFTGEIARCARENGAFVGIHNCGDGIYFDAQIDAMKPDFISFAQLPDDCRTPQEMKEKYGDQVTLVGYVHTPTIVNGTPQEVMDEARQQIDILAKDGGFVLAPGCEYPPNIPLENAFALVKAAELYS
- a CDS encoding cobalamin-dependent protein (Presence of a B(12) (cobalamin)-binding domain implies dependence on cobalamin itself, in one of its several forms, or in some unusual lineages, dependence on a cobalamin-like analog.), translated to MTTPSIILDSLEKAVLSQDPDLVDEIFHDETVLEMNYEEMLDSLTRGLDEARKKLGDMSFSVGDFLLSVDAVRRGLAHLKGRNLPEGQKKKRAVTGVATGEVHNLGIHIISGIMEALGYEVKCLEQDTDADQFLKELKENNASFLGISSMMSTTLEGMRDIIVRCKREMPHVKIIVGGACMDERMAASMGADCFVKSAVDLPKTLEKLDVQETYTKRYMDYENKVQTTEYHVASAPDGEP
- a CDS encoding GMC family oxidoreductase codes for the protein MKNKNSKHYDAIVVGSGPGGATVAKALTEKNKNVLILERGGNAKINGSLTQMAMTGGIPGKHVMFTDRTFLAIIRGIVTGGSTIFYCASAFEPPYEMMESYGIDIRNEVEALKSEIPTGPLNDDLFGKGARRIMESAVELGYDWKKLNKFIYQEKCKTDCNKCSYGCPYGAKWTARNFVEKATDNGAELINGAKVNRVLFSGKKAVGVEFTIHCKTRKVFADKIIVSAGGTGTPVILQKSGLRNAGQDFFFDPLIMVFGTVDKLKSKGEVQMSAGAHMQEDGYMMVDLNFPLPIFAAQTAPKFKIHKAISHSDTLMIMIKIKDDLGGKIKPGGGIRKSLSKNDRLKLKSGYERAKIILENAGAKDVYSGWHMAAHPGGTAKINEVVDANLKTEYDNLYVCDCSVIPEPWGLPPTFTLLALGKRLASHLINGGARPVLS
- a CDS encoding transglutaminase family protein; this translates as MTDSNKLKSKQFLAASKFCDYQEPVIQNLVGEIGGLSENPREKAINCFFYVRDEIVFGMDPWQIKASETLQKGYGMCSNKALLLVAQLRCLGIPSRLAWVPLNRHFLKPAWGFPWTYCLPRALKHVIAQVFLDQKWIALDLTLDKTTYERLYKPAGAKWGIDWNGEDDCLVFQDHLTGQVEPFSDIDSALLKDAGNWTPPALISQPFLKKMNRITWKKAGIVL